A section of the Asticcacaulis sp. EMRT-3 genome encodes:
- a CDS encoding glutamine synthetase family protein: MKSKNKRHKSFARRGVRDLDEARAWLGNQNIEEIECLVPDLAGVARGKIMPSKKFLSAPYMNLPLAVFYQTITGDYPDLEGVVGTVQSDTDIFLKPDFATLAAVPWAHDPTAQVIHDAFHPDGRPVEESPRQVLRRVLGYYAAKGWKPVIAPELEFYLVEKNVDPDYPLKPPIGRSGRPETGRQGYSIAAVNEFDALFEDMYEYSESQGLEIDTLIHESGVAQMEINLRHGDPLELADQVLMFKRTIKETALEHDIYATFMAKPMAQEPGSAMHIHQSIVDAKTGQNLFSDPDSGQPTEAFFAFIAGQQKYMPAITSLLAPYVNSYRRLAKGSGAPVNTQWGYDNRTAGLRVPPADPDNRRLENRIPSSDANPYLAIAAVLASGYLGMVDKLKPSDPIDRDAATLPQGDLPYSLVQAIIKLERAQPIIDILGPQFVTAYSRVKLYEYETFMRTISPWEREFLLLNV, translated from the coding sequence ATGAAATCGAAAAACAAACGCCACAAAAGCTTTGCCCGGCGCGGCGTTCGTGATCTGGATGAGGCGCGCGCCTGGCTGGGCAATCAGAATATCGAAGAAATCGAGTGTCTGGTGCCCGATCTGGCCGGGGTGGCGCGCGGCAAGATCATGCCATCGAAGAAATTCCTCAGCGCCCCCTATATGAACCTGCCGCTGGCCGTTTTCTACCAGACGATCACCGGCGACTATCCCGATCTCGAAGGCGTGGTCGGCACGGTACAGTCGGATACCGACATTTTTCTCAAGCCCGATTTCGCCACACTGGCCGCCGTGCCCTGGGCGCATGACCCGACGGCACAGGTGATCCACGACGCCTTCCATCCCGATGGCCGGCCGGTCGAGGAAAGCCCGCGTCAGGTACTGCGCCGTGTGCTGGGCTATTACGCGGCGAAAGGCTGGAAGCCGGTCATCGCGCCCGAGCTGGAATTCTATCTCGTCGAAAAAAATGTCGATCCTGACTATCCGCTGAAACCGCCGATTGGCCGCTCAGGCCGTCCGGAAACCGGCCGTCAGGGCTATTCGATTGCGGCGGTCAATGAGTTCGACGCGCTTTTCGAGGACATGTACGAATATTCGGAAAGCCAGGGTCTGGAAATCGACACCCTGATCCATGAATCGGGCGTGGCCCAGATGGAGATCAACCTGCGCCACGGCGATCCGCTCGAACTGGCCGATCAGGTTCTGATGTTCAAGCGCACGATCAAGGAAACGGCGCTCGAACACGACATCTACGCCACCTTCATGGCCAAGCCGATGGCGCAGGAACCGGGTTCGGCCATGCACATCCACCAGTCAATCGTTGACGCCAAGACCGGCCAGAACCTGTTTTCCGATCCCGACAGCGGCCAGCCGACCGAGGCCTTCTTCGCCTTCATTGCCGGTCAGCAGAAATATATGCCGGCCATCACCTCGCTGCTGGCCCCTTACGTCAACTCCTATCGCCGCCTGGCGAAGGGCTCCGGCGCGCCCGTCAATACGCAATGGGGTTATGATAACCGCACGGCGGGCCTGCGTGTGCCGCCCGCCGATCCTGATAACCGCCGCCTTGAAAACCGCATTCCATCGTCCGACGCCAACCCCTATCTGGCCATCGCCGCCGTACTGGCTTCGGGTTATCTTGGCATGGTGGACAAACTCAAACCATCCGATCCAATTGATAGAGACGCCGCCACCCTGCCGCAGGGCGACCTGCCCTATTCGCTGGTGCAGGCCATTATCAAGCTGGAGCGCGCCCAGCCGATCATCGATATTTTAGGGCCGCAATTCGTCACCGCCTATTCGCGCGTCAAGCTGTACGAATACGAAACCTTCATGCGCACCATCAGCCCGTGGGAACGCGAATTCCTGCTGCTCAATGTATAG
- a CDS encoding mechanosensitive ion channel domain-containing protein, whose protein sequence is MPSFAYLKTTMPEAVLVAIIVFITFLIGLAAARAVLGLLTRIVNRSTHLTALVHVQRLRPPVYTVVPVLLIFLALRLTFPEELQRPFFSGLVKISSVSLLYWLAIRIVDVVSLAISKRYDMTVKDNLVARQVHTQIVVVRRIVSFLIFLVALAAIFLLFSQLRAIGVSLLASAGVAGIILGFAAQKTLGNLFAGIVIALTQPIRLEDAVVVEGEWGWVEEITLAYVVIRLWDLRRLILPIGYLLENPFQNWTRTSANIIGTVMLYADYTMPIDPLRKKLEEIVKATPLWDKKVQVVQVTDVTDQVMSIRALVSATDSSLAWDLRCLVREQLLSFMQTEYPHCLPKRRGVLEGMGDTGRPQQEPHAAH, encoded by the coding sequence ATGCCCTCTTTCGCCTATCTCAAAACCACCATGCCCGAAGCGGTGCTGGTGGCGATCATCGTTTTCATCACCTTCCTGATCGGGCTGGCCGCCGCCCGCGCCGTGCTGGGCCTGCTGACGCGCATTGTTAACCGCAGTACGCACCTGACGGCTTTGGTGCATGTGCAGCGCCTGCGTCCGCCCGTCTATACGGTCGTGCCGGTGCTGCTGATCTTCCTGGCCCTGCGCCTGACCTTTCCCGAGGAATTGCAACGCCCCTTTTTCTCCGGCCTCGTCAAGATCAGTTCGGTCAGCCTGCTGTACTGGCTGGCCATCCGCATCGTTGATGTGGTCAGTCTGGCGATCTCAAAGCGCTATGATATGACGGTCAAGGACAATCTGGTGGCGCGGCAGGTGCATACCCAGATCGTGGTGGTGCGGCGCATCGTGTCGTTCCTGATCTTTCTGGTGGCGCTGGCCGCCATCTTCCTGCTGTTTTCGCAATTGCGCGCCATCGGGGTCAGTTTGCTGGCCTCGGCGGGGGTGGCGGGCATCATCCTCGGCTTTGCGGCGCAAAAGACGCTCGGCAATCTGTTCGCCGGCATCGTCATTGCGCTGACCCAGCCGATCCGCCTCGAAGACGCCGTGGTGGTGGAGGGCGAATGGGGCTGGGTGGAAGAAATCACGCTGGCCTATGTGGTGATCCGCCTGTGGGATCTGCGCCGCCTCATCCTGCCCATCGGTTATCTGCTCGAAAATCCGTTTCAGAACTGGACACGCACCTCGGCCAATATTATCGGCACGGTCATGCTCTATGCCGATTACACCATGCCCATCGATCCGCTGCGCAAAAAGCTGGAGGAGATCGTCAAGGCCACGCCCCTGTGGGACAAGAAGGTGCAGGTGGTGCAGGTGACCGATGTGACCGATCAGGTGATGAGCATCCGTGCCCTGGTTTCAGCGACCGATTCGTCGTTGGCCTGGGATCTGCGCTGTCTGGTGCGCGAACAATTGCTCAGTTTCATGCAGACCGAATATCCGCACTGCCTGCCCAAGCGTCGCGGCGTGCTGGAAGGCATGGGCGATACGGGCCGTCCGCAACAGGAGCCTCATGCCGCACATTGA
- a CDS encoding TrmH family RNA methyltransferase, with translation MPHIDIKDADDPRLEPYRDIKDRDLAGRGGLFMAEGKVVLERLFASKLYETVSVLTTEARLATLDVSGLDAPVYVVPQTVMDQVAGFPIHRGYLALGRARKALSLADVVPPGRTRLLGLSGIANTDNMGGLMRNAAAFGVDAVLLDATCCDPLYRKAIRVSVGGVLAVPFVRVGDMVGALRDLGITPYALSPSGGAAA, from the coding sequence ATGCCGCACATTGACATCAAAGACGCTGACGATCCGCGCCTTGAGCCCTATCGTGATATTAAAGACCGCGATCTGGCCGGGCGTGGCGGGCTGTTCATGGCCGAGGGCAAGGTGGTGCTGGAGCGCCTGTTCGCCTCAAAGCTTTATGAAACGGTCAGTGTGCTGACCACGGAGGCCAGACTGGCCACGCTCGATGTGTCCGGCCTTGATGCGCCGGTTTATGTGGTGCCGCAAACAGTGATGGATCAGGTGGCCGGGTTTCCGATCCATCGCGGCTATCTGGCGCTGGGCCGGGCGCGTAAGGCCCTGAGCCTTGCCGATGTCGTGCCGCCGGGCCGGACGCGGCTGCTGGGCTTAAGCGGCATAGCCAATACCGACAATATGGGCGGGCTGATGCGCAATGCGGCGGCGTTTGGCGTCGATGCCGTGTTGCTCGATGCTACCTGCTGCGATCCTCTGTATCGCAAGGCGATCCGCGTGTCTGTGGGCGGTGTGCTGGCAGTGCCGTTCGTGCGGGTAGGGGATATGGTCGGCGCCTTGCGCGATCTCGGCATTACGCCCTATGCGCTCAGTCCTTCGGGGGGCGCTGCGGCTTGA
- a CDS encoding TrmH family RNA methyltransferase yields the protein MRSVLRGALRLDEVVPDARSAFLFGAEGPGLTAQMMAACKSVRIDMHAGFDSLNVATTSGIVLYHMCR from the coding sequence ATGCGCTCAGTCCTTCGGGGGGCGCTGCGGCTTGATGAGGTGGTGCCTGATGCGCGTTCGGCCTTTCTGTTCGGCGCCGAGGGGCCGGGGCTGACGGCGCAGATGATGGCCGCCTGCAAGAGCGTGCGCATCGATATGCACGCGGGCTTTGATAGTTTGAATGTGGCGACCACCAGCGGTATCGTACTTTATCATATGTGCCGTTGA
- a CDS encoding M1 family metallopeptidase, translating to MKTVRPLIVVASILVMFLMTFPAGAVMAQTSYNPREAFAPRPLTQAVNLYRSANGLPGPDYWQNRADYVIHARLDTTTPSLSGEEVITYTNNSPDVLDILWMQLDQNLYRKNSRGALAGNDLRDPGQHSTDGFVLDSVEILDGDKAVKAETLVNDTRLRISLPEALKGGGAQVRLRIRWHFTIPGEWGGRMAWGMAKDGPIYDMAQWYPRMAVYDDVRGWDTLPYLAQEFYLEYGDFDYYVDVPADMLVAGSGELVNPQDVLTPEEQKRFAQAKTNDATVMIRAPGEIGDPASRPVSKDAKEPGRLTWHFHMNNTRDVAFSASAVFAWDAARINLPDGKSAVAMSFYPAESAGEARWGRSTEYVKNAVENYSKRWHSYPWPAAINIAGPATGMEYPGIVFDGIDDAGKDLFWITAHEIGHGWFPMLVGFDERRDAWMDESFNTFIDTYESDDFNHAEYGPKRDSEFAPGGGNPVDEILPLLADPNAPPILSRADTVIEKYRHPVTYFKSALGLKLLREEILGPERFDPAFKHFIAAWAYKHPKPDDFFRAMESESGEDLSWWWRGWYDNNWMLDLGVDSIGPVTDKDGQPDPAKGTAIVVGVHDKLVMPATLRVRFADGSTQDVRLEADAWIRNPTATVFIAPGKAVVSAEIDPDHRLPDKDRSNNLLKVK from the coding sequence ATGAAAACTGTCAGGCCTTTGATCGTCGTGGCCTCTATACTGGTGATGTTTCTGATGACGTTTCCGGCAGGTGCAGTGATGGCGCAAACATCCTACAATCCGCGTGAGGCCTTCGCACCGCGCCCCTTGACGCAGGCCGTCAATCTTTATCGCTCGGCCAATGGCCTGCCGGGGCCCGATTACTGGCAGAACCGCGCCGACTATGTGATCCACGCCCGGCTCGATACGACAACGCCATCGCTCAGCGGTGAAGAGGTGATCACCTACACCAATAACAGCCCGGATGTGCTGGATATTTTATGGATGCAGCTCGATCAGAATCTGTATCGCAAAAACAGCCGGGGCGCGCTGGCCGGGAATGATCTGCGCGATCCCGGCCAGCACAGCACGGATGGTTTCGTGCTCGATTCGGTCGAGATACTGGATGGCGACAAGGCGGTGAAGGCCGAAACCCTCGTCAATGACACGCGCCTGCGCATCAGCCTGCCTGAGGCGCTGAAGGGCGGCGGCGCGCAGGTTCGCTTACGCATCCGGTGGCATTTCACCATTCCCGGCGAATGGGGCGGGCGCATGGCCTGGGGCATGGCCAAGGATGGCCCCATCTATGATATGGCGCAATGGTATCCGCGCATGGCGGTGTATGATGATGTGCGTGGCTGGGACACGCTGCCCTATCTGGCGCAGGAATTTTATCTCGAATATGGCGATTTCGACTATTATGTCGATGTGCCTGCCGACATGCTGGTGGCCGGTTCGGGCGAGCTGGTTAACCCGCAGGATGTGCTGACGCCAGAGGAACAAAAGCGTTTTGCGCAGGCGAAGACGAACGACGCCACGGTGATGATCCGTGCGCCCGGCGAGATCGGCGATCCGGCTTCGCGGCCCGTGTCCAAAGATGCCAAAGAACCGGGAAGACTGACCTGGCATTTCCATATGAACAACACCCGCGATGTCGCTTTTTCGGCCTCGGCGGTGTTCGCCTGGGATGCAGCGCGCATCAACCTGCCTGATGGCAAGAGCGCCGTGGCCATGTCGTTTTATCCAGCCGAAAGCGCGGGTGAGGCGCGCTGGGGCCGTTCCACTGAATATGTGAAGAATGCCGTCGAAAACTATTCAAAGCGCTGGCACAGCTATCCGTGGCCGGCGGCCATCAATATTGCCGGGCCCGCCACCGGTATGGAATATCCGGGCATTGTGTTTGACGGCATCGACGATGCGGGTAAAGACCTGTTCTGGATCACGGCGCACGAGATCGGCCACGGCTGGTTTCCGATGTTGGTCGGTTTTGATGAACGGCGTGACGCATGGATGGATGAGAGCTTCAACACCTTCATCGACACCTACGAATCCGATGATTTCAACCACGCAGAATATGGGCCAAAGCGCGATTCCGAATTTGCGCCGGGCGGCGGCAATCCGGTCGATGAAATCCTGCCGCTCCTCGCAGACCCCAATGCCCCGCCCATCTTGTCGCGCGCCGATACGGTGATCGAAAAATACCGCCATCCGGTCACCTATTTCAAATCGGCGCTGGGGCTAAAGCTGCTGCGTGAGGAGATTCTGGGGCCGGAGCGTTTCGACCCGGCGTTCAAGCATTTCATCGCCGCCTGGGCCTATAAGCACCCGAAGCCCGACGACTTCTTCCGGGCGATGGAGAGCGAGTCGGGCGAGGATTTGTCGTGGTGGTGGCGCGGCTGGTACGACAACAACTGGATGCTTGATCTGGGCGTCGATTCCATCGGGCCGGTGACCGACAAGGACGGCCAGCCTGATCCGGCAAAAGGCACGGCGATTGTGGTGGGGGTGCATGACAAGCTGGTCATGCCCGCCACTCTGCGCGTCCGTTTTGCCGATGGCTCGACGCAGGATGTGCGGCTTGAGGCCGACGCCTGGATCCGTAACCCGACCGCGACCGTTTTTATCGCACCGGGCAAGGCGGTGGTGTCGGCGGAGATCGATCCCGATCATCGCCTGCCGGACAAGGATCGCAGCAATAATCTGCTGAAGGTGAAGTAA
- a CDS encoding phosphomannomutase/phosphoglucomutase, with protein sequence MSLKPRAEIAENTYAFETEALVKATGFREYDARWIFGKEINLLGIQALGLGLGTYIHERGVTPKLVTGHDFRSYSTNIKNALILGLMQAGIEVIDIGLCLSPIAYFAQFDQDAPCVAMVTASHNDNGWTGVKMGCQAPLTFGPEEMGRLKDIVLGGLGVERPGGSLKRVEGVQQRYMDDISSKLHLKRKLKVVCACGNGTAGAFAPQTLRAMGAEVIELDTNLDSTFPKYNPNPEDHEMLVDMARAVKEHGADVALGFDGDGDRCGVVDNEGNEIFADKIGLMLARDLSEIYKDATFVVDVKSTGLYATDEVLKKNGAKTVYWKTGHSYIKRKTAELKALAGFEKSGHFFLAPPIGRGYDDGLKAAEAILAMLDRNPGKSLADLKNALPVAYTSLTMSPHCGDEVKYGVLERIVKAYEDLAKSGGEILGRKIKEVITVNGARVHLDDGSWVLVRASSNKPELVVVVESLRSADDMRDLFRKEVKPRLAQYPEIGAYNQEI encoded by the coding sequence ATGAGCCTGAAACCACGCGCCGAAATTGCTGAAAACACCTACGCCTTCGAGACGGAGGCGCTGGTCAAGGCCACCGGTTTCCGCGAATATGATGCGCGCTGGATTTTTGGCAAGGAAATCAACCTTCTGGGCATTCAGGCCCTGGGTCTTGGGCTGGGCACCTATATCCATGAGCGTGGTGTGACGCCGAAACTGGTCACCGGTCATGATTTTCGTTCGTACTCGACCAATATCAAGAACGCCCTGATTCTCGGCCTGATGCAGGCGGGGATCGAGGTGATTGATATTGGCCTGTGTCTGTCACCCATCGCCTATTTCGCCCAGTTCGACCAGGATGCGCCGTGCGTCGCTATGGTCACCGCCTCGCATAATGATAATGGCTGGACTGGCGTGAAGATGGGCTGCCAGGCGCCGCTGACCTTCGGGCCGGAGGAGATGGGCCGTCTGAAAGACATCGTGCTGGGCGGCCTCGGCGTTGAGCGTCCCGGCGGCAGCCTGAAGCGCGTCGAAGGCGTGCAGCAGCGTTATATGGACGATATTTCGTCCAAGCTGCACCTGAAACGTAAATTGAAAGTCGTCTGCGCCTGCGGCAATGGCACGGCGGGCGCTTTCGCCCCGCAGACCCTGCGTGCGATGGGCGCTGAGGTCATCGAACTCGACACCAACCTCGACTCGACCTTCCCCAAATATAATCCCAATCCCGAAGACCACGAAATGCTGGTCGATATGGCCAGGGCCGTGAAAGAACACGGTGCCGACGTGGCGCTGGGCTTCGATGGCGACGGCGACCGCTGCGGCGTGGTCGATAATGAGGGCAACGAAATCTTCGCCGACAAGATCGGCCTGATGCTGGCGCGCGATCTGTCGGAAATTTACAAAGACGCCACCTTCGTCGTCGATGTCAAATCGACCGGGCTCTACGCCACCGACGAGGTGCTGAAAAAGAACGGCGCGAAGACCGTCTATTGGAAGACCGGCCACTCCTATATCAAGCGCAAGACCGCCGAACTGAAGGCGCTGGCGGGCTTTGAAAAATCGGGCCACTTCTTTCTGGCCCCGCCGATTGGCCGCGGCTACGACGACGGGCTGAAGGCCGCCGAGGCTATTCTGGCCATGCTCGACCGCAATCCGGGCAAGAGCCTCGCCGATCTGAAAAACGCCCTGCCGGTGGCCTATACCTCGCTGACCATGTCGCCCCATTGCGGCGATGAGGTGAAGTATGGGGTGCTGGAACGGATCGTCAAAGCGTATGAAGATCTGGCGAAATCGGGTGGCGAAATCCTGGGCCGCAAGATCAAGGAGGTCATCACGGTCAATGGCGCGCGCGTCCATCTGGACGACGGCTCGTGGGTGCTGGTGCGCGCCTCCTCCAACAAGCCGGAGCTGGTGGTCGTGGTCGAATCCTTGCGCTCCGCAGACGATATGCGCGATCTCTTCCGCAAGGAGGTCAAGCCGCGCCTCGCCCAATATCCCGAAATCGGCGCCTATAATCAGGAAATCTGA
- a CDS encoding UTP--glucose-1-phosphate uridylyltransferase, with translation MSDKRIRKAVIPVAGLGTRVLPGTKVVPKELLNVVDRPILSYVVEEARAAGIEHFVFVTGRSKGAIEDYFDHQVELEAQLAAKGKTDILNALLAELPKAGEMSFVRQMQPHGLGHAVWCARDVVGDEPFAVILPDMVMDANVPAMKQAIDAYHAVGGNIIVTEAVPHDETHKYGVVALDGQSGRLNRMTGMVEKPKPGTAPSNLIVSGRYILQPEIFALLADQERGAGNEIQLTDSMARLMQSQTFHALEYDGVTYDCGDKIGLLRANVALALKHPELGEAARTAISALL, from the coding sequence TTGTCTGATAAGCGCATTCGCAAGGCGGTCATCCCGGTAGCGGGTCTGGGCACCCGCGTCCTGCCCGGCACCAAGGTCGTTCCCAAGGAACTGCTGAATGTGGTCGATCGCCCGATCCTGTCCTATGTGGTCGAGGAAGCGCGCGCGGCGGGGATTGAGCATTTCGTCTTCGTCACCGGCCGCTCCAAGGGCGCGATCGAAGACTATTTCGATCATCAGGTCGAGCTGGAGGCGCAACTGGCCGCCAAGGGCAAGACCGACATACTCAATGCGCTTCTGGCCGAACTGCCGAAGGCGGGCGAGATGAGCTTTGTGCGCCAGATGCAGCCGCACGGGCTGGGTCACGCCGTCTGGTGCGCCCGCGATGTGGTGGGCGATGAACCCTTCGCCGTCATCCTGCCCGACATGGTGATGGACGCAAACGTGCCCGCCATGAAGCAGGCCATCGACGCCTATCACGCGGTTGGCGGCAATATTATCGTCACCGAAGCCGTGCCGCACGATGAGACGCACAAATATGGCGTGGTGGCGCTGGATGGCCAATCGGGCCGCCTCAACCGCATGACCGGCATGGTCGAGAAACCGAAACCGGGCACCGCGCCCTCCAATCTGATCGTTTCGGGCCGCTATATTCTCCAGCCGGAAATTTTTGCCCTGCTGGCCGATCAGGAACGCGGCGCGGGCAATGAGATCCAGCTCACCGATTCGATGGCGCGCCTGATGCAGAGCCAGACCTTCCACGCGCTCGAATATGACGGCGTCACCTATGATTGCGGTGACAAGATCGGCCTTTTACGTGCCAATGTCGCTCTGGCGCTCAAACATCCCGAACTGGGCGAAGCGGCGCGCACCGCCATCAGCGCACTTTTATAA
- a CDS encoding glycoside hydrolase family 27 protein gives MKNLWKHLAILAMAVGGLIAMSAHADEPAVYRLEAPKPEVAMTPPMGWNSWNHFNCNIDEAKIRGAADAMAASGMKEAGYQYIIIDDCWQVGRDAQGNIVADPVKFPSGIKALADYIHSKGLKFGIYSDAGIKTCGGRPGSRGHEFQDAKQYAAWGVDYLKYDWCSTGGDDAQSDYRIMAMALRASGRDIVFSICEWGNHKPWEWAGDVGHLWRTTGDISDAWVKNDKSKPWESGVLDLLDKQVGLEKYAGPNHWNDPDMLEVGNGGMTDNEYRAHFSLWAMLAAPLIAGNDLSNMSEATKTILLNKDVIAVDQDTLGREGHRVSKDGDFEVWARPLANGDTAVILLNRSAAPHSMTADWKALGLPAKKDVKDLWSKAVKKNVQTGYTADVPSHAVVMIRVTPRP, from the coding sequence ATGAAAAATTTATGGAAACACCTGGCCATCCTCGCGATGGCTGTCGGCGGATTGATCGCTATGTCGGCCCATGCCGATGAACCCGCCGTCTATAGGCTGGAGGCCCCCAAGCCCGAAGTGGCCATGACGCCACCGATGGGCTGGAATTCGTGGAACCATTTCAACTGTAATATCGATGAGGCCAAGATCCGTGGCGCAGCCGATGCGATGGCGGCTTCAGGCATGAAAGAGGCTGGCTATCAATATATCATCATCGATGATTGCTGGCAGGTCGGGCGTGATGCGCAGGGCAATATCGTGGCCGATCCGGTCAAGTTTCCCTCAGGCATCAAGGCTTTGGCCGATTATATTCACAGTAAAGGCCTGAAGTTCGGCATCTATTCCGATGCGGGTATCAAGACCTGTGGCGGGCGTCCCGGTTCGCGTGGCCATGAGTTTCAGGATGCGAAGCAATATGCCGCCTGGGGGGTCGATTACCTGAAATATGACTGGTGCAGCACGGGCGGGGACGACGCGCAATCCGATTATCGCATCATGGCGATGGCCTTGCGCGCTTCGGGCCGCGACATCGTGTTTTCCATTTGCGAATGGGGTAATCACAAGCCGTGGGAATGGGCCGGTGATGTCGGTCATCTGTGGCGCACCACCGGCGACATCAGCGACGCCTGGGTCAAGAATGACAAGAGCAAGCCCTGGGAAAGCGGCGTGCTTGACCTGCTCGACAAGCAGGTCGGCCTTGAAAAATACGCCGGGCCCAATCACTGGAACGACCCCGACATGCTCGAAGTCGGCAATGGCGGCATGACCGATAATGAATACCGCGCCCATTTCAGCCTGTGGGCCATGCTGGCCGCGCCCCTGATTGCGGGCAATGATCTGTCAAACATGAGCGAGGCCACCAAAACCATCCTGCTCAACAAGGATGTGATCGCCGTCGATCAGGACACGCTCGGCCGCGAAGGCCATCGCGTCTCAAAGGATGGCGATTTCGAGGTCTGGGCACGTCCTCTGGCGAATGGCGACACGGCGGTCATCCTGCTCAATCGCTCAGCCGCCCCGCACAGCATGACCGCCGACTGGAAGGCGCTGGGTCTGCCTGCGAAAAAAGACGTGAAGGATCTGTGGTCGAAGGCGGTCAAAAAGAACGTCCAGACCGGTTATACAGCGGATGTGCCGTCGCACGCCGTGGTGATGATCCGCGTCACGCCGAGGCCATAA
- a CDS encoding FadR/GntR family transcriptional regulator has product MRSELGVSLAYGLLRTLGQSIVTGEFEKTGFPTEAELCTRFGASRTVMREAVKMLSAKGLLSSRQRQGTRVEPVENWNLLDPDVLRWLMERPYSNKIFLEFTQMRLAIEPTAAALAATVQDKMAIAGIREGLQAMSEARDPEASLQADIDFHVAILKASGNPFFWRLKPMITNALNLSIQLTNKIAGHTADLAQHEAILVAIEKGDVEAAKHHSEAILRESLKLIENAIETAAA; this is encoded by the coding sequence ATGCGCTCCGAACTCGGCGTCAGCCTCGCTTACGGGCTTCTCAGAACGCTCGGCCAATCTATCGTTACCGGTGAATTCGAGAAAACCGGTTTCCCCACCGAAGCCGAACTGTGTACGCGATTCGGTGCCAGCCGCACCGTCATGCGCGAAGCCGTCAAGATGCTGTCGGCCAAGGGATTGCTGTCGTCGCGCCAGCGTCAGGGCACGCGCGTCGAGCCGGTCGAAAACTGGAACCTGCTCGATCCCGATGTGCTGCGCTGGCTGATGGAACGCCCCTATTCCAACAAGATCTTCCTCGAATTTACCCAGATGCGCCTGGCCATCGAACCGACGGCGGCGGCGCTGGCCGCCACCGTGCAGGACAAGATGGCCATTGCCGGTATCCGCGAGGGTCTGCAAGCCATGAGTGAGGCCCGCGATCCCGAAGCCTCCTTGCAAGCCGACATCGATTTCCACGTCGCCATTCTGAAAGCCTCGGGCAATCCGTTTTTCTGGCGACTGAAGCCGATGATCACCAATGCGCTCAATCTGTCGATCCAGCTCACCAACAAGATCGCCGGTCATACAGCCGACCTGGCCCAGCACGAAGCCATTCTGGTCGCCATCGAAAAGGGCGATGTCGAGGCGGCGAAACATCATTCGGAAGCGATTCTGCGCGAATCGCTCAAGCTGATCGAAAACGCCATCGAGACGGCAGCGGCCTGA